The proteins below come from a single Xenopus tropicalis strain Nigerian chromosome 9, UCB_Xtro_10.0, whole genome shotgun sequence genomic window:
- the gpr146 gene encoding probable G-protein coupled receptor 146 isoform X1 — translation MWSCEDLNYTNSSEEQYLCNEFHLILFIFSVLYLIICFPVGLCYNVQLVLVNLYNKATMTMPDVYFVNMAIAGLIINAVAPVYLLGPAYTKWSLWSFGNEVYITLLILFNVSSLVIMYSTTLLSLDYYIECALPRTYMSSVYNTKHVCGFIWGGAVLTSFSSLLFYICNHISTKIIECSKMQNREAADAIMVLIGYVVPIIAVIYALVLILQIRKDTTPLDQESGRLDPSVHRLLIATVCTQFILWTPYYVTLLVNTFMDARIKSSDTFYIRTFQFIEGLSNFLAFSSSFVLPLIHRHINKNFSGKLQRLLKKLHCGSQGCTHEHSVVQQVMT, via the coding sequence ATGTGGAGTTGCGAAGACCTTAATTACACCAATAGCAGCGAAGAGCAGTATCTGTGCAATGAGTTCCACCTTATTCTCTTTATTTTCTCCGTACTCTACCTCATCATCTGCTTCCCAGTTGGCCTTTGCTATAATGTGCAGCTTGTGCTTGTCAATCTATACAACAAGGCGACTATGACTATGCCAGATGTGTACTTTGTTAATATGGCCATTGCCGGACTTATCATCAACGCAGTTGCACCGGTGTACCTTCTTGGACCTGCATACACTAAGTGGTCCCTGTGGAGTTTTGGAAATGAAGTTTACATTACCTTGTTAATACTCTTTAATGTATCCTCTTTAGTGATCATGTATTCAACCACTTTGCTCAGCCTAGACTACTATATCGAATGCGCTCTGCCGAGAACCTACATGTCAAGCGTGTACAACACAAAGCACGTGTGTGGATTTATCTGGGGAGGAGCTGTTCTCACCAGCTTCTCTTCCCTTCTCTTCTATATCTGCAATCACATCTCTACCAAAATCATAGAGTGCTCCAAGATGCAAAACAGAGAAGCTGCAGATGCCATCATGGTTCTTATTGGATATGTGGTACCTATTATTGCAGTCATTTATGCACTGGTGCTTATTCTGCAAATACGGAAAGACACCACGCCACTTGACCAAGAGAGTGGCAGGCTTGACCCCTCAGTTCATCGGCTTTTAATTGCCACCGTTTGCACACAGTTTATATTATGGACGCCTTACTATGTGACACTCTTGGTGAACACTTTCATGGATGCACGTATAAAGTCATCAGATACATTTTACATAAGAACATTTCAATTTATAGAAGGCCTGTCTAATTTCTTGGCCTTTTCTAGCAGCTTTGTGTTACCTTTAATACACAGGCATATTAACAAAAACTTCAGTGGCAAATTACAGAGGTTGCTTAAAAAACTGCACTGTGGGAGCCAAGGATGCACACATGAACACTCAGTAGTTCAGCAAGTGATGACGTAA